The Bubalus bubalis isolate 160015118507 breed Murrah chromosome 2, NDDB_SH_1, whole genome shotgun sequence genome includes the window aaacaaaacaaaacaaaaaaaacaaccaaaaaacctTATAATTATTCTAAAGCCAAGACTTTATTATCTGTCCCCACCGATGAGGACAGGAATGGGGTAATGTAAGTATTTAAAGTCATATAACTGGAAACAGGCAGAGCCAAGATTTAAACTCAGAACTCTCAAAGGCAGTATTTATAATCACTGCACCAGTGTTTCTCAGCCTTGGTACCCCGGATGCTTTGGACTGGATCATTTCCTGTTGTGGAGGTAGTCCTGTACATCAGAGAATGGTTTTAGCAGTATCTCtaccctgactcgatggacgtgagtctgagtgaactccgggagttggtgatggacagagaggcctggcgtgctgcgattcatggggtcgcaaagagttggacacgactgagcgactgatctgatctaatctgatctacCCACTGGATGGCAGTAATATACCCCCCACTACTCCTGATAATGAAAATACCTCCAGACATTGTCAAATATCCCCAGAGGACTAAAATCAGCCCCCTTTGAGAACCACAGCCCTATGCTTTACCCCAGGGCACTCCTACAGGGGGATAATTACCATCCAATTCCCAGGTTTTATTTGTGGATCCCTTGTAATTGTGACTGGTAGTTGAATGCttctctcatttttgttttgaagGATGATTTATTCTGCTATTGGCATTGATCTGGCATCCCACGGGTTTATAGTTGCTGCTGTAGAACACAGGTACGTCACTTGGCATGTGGCTGAGCTCTACCTTTCTTAAAGGTTTATACAAAGTACTATtagagggaattccttggtggtgcagtggttgggACTCATTCTCACTGTCGaggacctgtgttcaatccctggtggggaactaaaatcctataaGCTGTGCCACTCagcaggataaaaaaaaaaatactgatacaATTGTCAACTATGGTTACCcatgactgaggaaaaaaaggagactGAATTAGATTGTCATGTGTATAAAAAAAGAGCTAACATTTCTAGAGTTCGTGTTCATATACCATCATTGAGTTCATCACTGTGTTCATTGAGTGCCATGTTCATataccatctcatttaatcttcttaaCAATCCTTTAAGATGTTACTATCACTGTTTCAAGGGAGGCGGAGTATGAAGCCGAGGAAGGGTAATTTGCCCCAAactacacagctagtaagtggtggtgCTGGGATCTGATTCGGGAGAGAATGTTCAACTCCAGGGTCTCCCAGAATTACGAAGACAGAGTGCCTTATTTACAGGCAACAATGTCTTTTTCTTAGAGCTCCCTTGGGGGcctctttgatttaaaaaaaaaatgtagagtgGAAGAAGGGAAGTCAGAAAGAGTCAAGGATGGGAGTGAGGAACACGAGTGATACAAGTCATTGATTCTGTTTGTATTGTAGAGATGGTTCTGCATCCTCGACATACTATTTCAAGGACCAGTCTGCTGCAGAAACAGGCAACAAGTCTTGGCTATATCTCAGAACCCTGAAGCGAGGAGAGGAGGAGTTTCCTTTACGAAATGAGCAGGTACGTTGAGGAAGAGAAGAGGTGGCGTGCTGACCAAAAGGTGTAGGCGAAATGATgacatttgttcatttaattattttacatagGGCAGACTGTGCCCCTAGGTCTCCTTACTTCCCATTCCCAAAAGATATGTCAGAGGATTCCCTGAGTGATCAAATTCCCTTAACGAAATATCTGGATCACAGTAAAAACAAAGACCAACATGAAAATCCTAGGAGATGACtgaatattcagaattctttTGTGTTAGAACTAAAGTCTACTTTTCACTGAGGTGATAGAGAATATTATTAAGAGTTCAGGCCTTAGAATGCAACTTTCTTTGTTTAAATCCTGATGCCATTACTCTGCAGGTGCAGTGGGCttatcttggacaagttacttattctttttgttttgtttccatgctTTATCTGTTATGAAATAATGAACATTAACAGTATCTCATATGAGGCTTTGAGGAAGACCAAGTGAATTAAAGCATGTTATTTTCTATCTCTGTGCCAAGCTTTATGGCTTCCCatatggctcaatggtaaagaatccacctgcaatgcaggagacccgggtttgatccctgggttggaacccactccagtattcttgcctgggaaatcccatggacggaggagcctggtgggctacagtccttggagttacaaaagagttggacacgactgagcgactaaacaacaagccaGACTTTATAGTGGGTGATTTTACATGGATTATTGCACTTAATCCCACCTGCATTTCACTGAGGTGGACATTATTATACAATAaatggaagcccagagaggttaagcaaatcctctgaggtcacacagtggGTAAGCAACAGAGCCAGGATTTAGACTAAGCGATAACCACCTGCAAAGCTGGGGCCTGGGTCATGATGTAGGTTGTGTTCTATAGGCAACCAAATTTTTTCCCTGTGTTTCACCCTCTACACAAATTTTAAGTGTTACAGCTTTTTACTTTGTCATGTCCTTCTTCTAATCATCCTATTAGTTACGGCAACGAGCAAAGGAATGTTCTCAGGCTCTCAGTTTGATTCTGGACATTGATCACGGGAGGCCAGTGACGAATGTACTAGATTTAGAGTTTGATGTGGAACAGCTGAAggtgagcttaaaaaaaaattcattttccctTGGCCTGGACGTCTTTGTTGCTCTTATTATTGTCTGTTTTACTGCTGTAATACAAGGTACAACATGATAAAGGGctgcaaataaaaaaagagtaCTGGGAAAGTATTCCAACAGCGAGAAATGCATTAGGTTGAACTATGTGTATAACTGCCACCAGCCACATttgagctataaaaaaaaaaaggtaatttcgTATGTTCAATATAATATAAACAGTGGAAGTATTGTAATTTCTTGGGCAGCTCCTGCATCTTTTTGAGCTTGATCCTGAAACGCTGGTCAAAAGTTTTAGACAAAATGTTGGGGTAGGGCGGAAGAGCATCACAGTGGCTAGTGTGCTTGTAGACTCAGAAGTGTGTGGGGGTGCGGAACACAAGGAAGGGACCAGACTAGGATGATGGTCTGTCCTGTGCACTATGAGTCATTTGTGTCACTCAACTAGCCACTCCTATCTCCATGGCTTTGGACATGTGGTCCCCTTGGTCTGACTCCCCGTCCTCCTGACTTAGACCTGCTAAATCATCAACCTAAGTCAGGCATCTCCTTATCCATGAAGCTTGCCTGGACCCCACTGCCCATCTGGACTGGGCTAGCCATCTATCACACATGCTCCTTGTCCCATCTATCACACATGCTTCTTGTCACCTCCTTACCTCATCTGCATTGTGTATCTGTAACTCCTTCCCCAGTAGACTAGGAACTCGTGGGACATGAACTGCAGTGCCTGGCGCAgagcaggtgttcaataaatactcaGAGAATGGACAAAGTCATGAATGTGGAGTGTGAGAGAGGGAGCCATCAGCAATGACATTGATGTTGCAAGTGTGGGTGATGAAGAGAGCCATGAAGTTCACTTCtttatttgaggtttttgtttgtttttgttttggtgatGAAACCAAAGACgtttttgtacatatatatagataaacttatatttatgttttataagtatatatatatatatatatgtgttttgtaagtattatatatataacatgtttttaaatagaattgttcgtgtgtgtatatatatatatatatatagagagagagagagagagagagacgcaTGTATGTATACGTacatatgtgtgggtgtgtgggtgcatgtgagtgtgtatatTTCTTTTCTAAGAATCAAGGTACTTGACCATGCCTGTGAAATAATAATCTTGTGATTCACAAAATCTCTGCCTATCCTCTGAACAGCCTGTGAGATACTTATGCATTTATATCACGCTTTTTTCACATAGGACTCTATTGATAGGGATAAAATAGCAGTTATTGGACATTCTTTTGGTGGAGCCACAGTTATTCAGACTCTTAGTGAAGACCAGAGATTCAGGTAAGAGAATAAGGCTGAGAGAGAATGCTAAGTTATTGGAACAGGGGGAAGTGATAACACATGCGATATAGAATGTATCCAGTTCTTAGTGAGGAAGAGATCTTTTGGAGTTCACAAGTCCATTCTTTTGCCTCCATAAAATCCTTCACATGAATTTTCCTAAACAGAAACCTTGACTTTGGCTATTGAAAATTCTCCCCATCTCTGTTTTTCCTCattattatttatctgttcaaggtatttatcattttcatttggaaatttatctttatatatacatattatctgtgacataatgatagtaataataatgttgTCATCTTATACTATTTTCTAGATTCCCCAATTGGcagggcatttaaaaaaaaactgttttacatttaatttatttacagtAATTCACATTTGCACTATCTAGCTCCAGGTTTTCATACATGAAATTTTTACTGAGAACATACCACCCACCTCCAAACTTTTATTCTTTGTATCTCAGCTTTCATATCCTTTTCTCTCAGAAGTTGACTCCAATTCTATGTTAGATGGGCAgggcatttttaaattattattttttccatctttaagGTTGAGCATGGGCTAAAATTACATTGCTACTGGAGTGGAAGTCAGGACCCCAGTCTTCTACCTTGaaggaacattttctttcttgaagcGTTTCATCCCAAACTGATGAGATCATGTAGAATCGACCGTGTAAAGTAGACAGGATCATTCGTGAAACTTTAGCTCACATTTCTTAAAAGCTATTTCAACATAAGAAGATTCTCTTCTTTCATCCATTTAGCACATAAAATAGAGTCTCCAAAAGGCCAAGAAACATTGGAtaacttaactttaaaaaaagaaaatgaattacattttcaaatgatATACTCCATATGCTTTTCTTCAACTCTCCCAGGGGAAGTATCTTTACACATAAAGGAAAGGGTCTAACTGTTACTCAGAAAGATATAATGATAATGAGTACATAACGGGGTCCAGAAGAACTAGAAAGACAGGGGCAATAGTGCATAGACTGTATCTTTTCAGACACTCCACAATTTTATagaattacttattttaaaatttatcttgaaggatgacaaaaaaattttaaacgtTTTTAAGGGTTGTAATTCTCAAATGCCTCCTAAAGAAAATGGTGATTTTATTACAAGTTTGCTGCCTTGCAAAGCTAACGATATCCCCTTCCCACACTGAAGGGTAATACCTCTTCCGCCCAGTGAGATCACCCATAACGAACCAGTGAGGTGTTTGTCTCTGAATCCCTGTGATATTAGAAATCCCTGTATGCGGGCAGCATGTAACCAGCCTTCTTCCATCAGGTGTGGCATTGCTCTGGATGCATGGATGTTTCCCGTGGGTGATGAAGTATATTCCAGAATTCCTCAACCCCTCTTTTTTATCAACTCGGAACGATTCCAATACCCTTCTAATAtcataagaatgaaaaaatgctTCTTACCTGATAGAGAACGAAAAATGATTACAATCAGGTGAGTATCAGTAAGTGACATTACCTCATCTGAAACGGAAACCTGAAACTTGGATACACAATCAGTGACTATCACTGAGTAGCTAGTCTAGAATTGTTCAGTTTGTCGTTTAGACTTGGAATAAGGGAGCCTATTAGGTAATCTCAGTTTCCAGGTGCATTTAgacttcctctttttaaaatggacTTTTTTTGATTAGTGTTCGTATATATCGTACATACGCTGATAATTAAAATTTGCATCAGGATGCACGTTACTTCTATCTGAATACAAGAGCAAGCCTACACATTTTTAGGACTGGGGTAGGGGGAAGTATTCCATCATTAGGCTTGgcttagaacattttttttttttttaagtaagatgaTCTGCTGAGATCTGCAGTGTGTTTACTCGTTTGGTAAGTATATGAATTTATTAATTCCCAAAGCTATAATGGGATCCCTTTGAGGGTTGACAATATACTTACATCGTGGATAAAAAAGAATTCCCATAGGGTTTTGAACTCGTAGTGAGATGTTATAAAAACTGAGCTTCTGCTTCTGTCTGAAACCTGATTTACTTAGAAGGGCAGAGAAGAGGCGCCAGGAAGTAAACACACACCGTAAAGGCAATAAACACTCTGGAGACAGAACGGAGGGCTCttttctaagtgaaagtgaaagtgttagtcgctcaatagtgtctgactcttgtgaccgcAAGGACtgtagatcaccaggctcctctgtccatggaattctccaggctagaatactggagagggtagccgttcccttctccagaggatcttctcaacccaggaatcaaacctggatctgccctttgcaggcagattctttacagtctttGAGCCACCCAGTAAGGTGCTCATAAAAGGATGCTTAGAAGAAATGGTGGTACAATTGGGTCTTAAAGAATCAAAAGACTTTAGATAGATGGTGAGAAAGGACCCAGATATTTAAGGTAAGGAGGTCAATTTAGCTTATTGGTATATGCAAGTCTATTTAATTCTAAAACAGAAATAGTAGAGAATATTCAACCTTCCTTATTAGGCTATCACTATCtctgttttttcccttctctgcttCCCTGTCCTGACTTCTGTTTACTCTGACTTCTGCAGTCTGTCTTCCTGACCTTGGCAGTGAGCTGAAGCTGGCCCCACTAAGGATACACATGGCCCTGTTGCTATTGGCAGCGTCAGCCCTTCTCTCTGCATCCCTCCCACCTGTGGACTACCCCCATTTCTCCTCCCTTGGGCACCACAACTCCATTCTCTCGCGCTTCTCACATCCTGTAGACGGctcccttcttttctcctctaCGTGCTCCTTCTCTTCAGGCCCTCTCTCCACTGCGGGTAGCATTCAGGGTTCTGCTTTCAGCTGTCTCGTGGCCCTGACTCTGTTTACCTCCTACTTTTGACTTGAAGTTTGGATTGGGATGTGggaaacactgagcagagttctgggCTCTATTTTGAGTAGAGATAACTAAAATAATAGGGGTTTGCTTAAAAGTAGCAAAGTAAAGAGGAAGAATGACATTGGGTGGGGCTGGAAAGgtattttttgttctgttttttacattttcttggctgcaccacataacatgcaggatcttagttcccagatcaaaCTCgcgccccttgcattggaagcagggtgc containing:
- the PLA2G7 gene encoding platelet-activating factor acetylhydrolase isoform X4, with protein sequence MLPSKLHALFCLCTCLALVYPFDWQDLNPVAYIESPERFQSMLSSRKNSWWKEGIEGFEDLPAWVSKIQALMAAANIGQSKIPRGNGSYSVGCTDLMFDYTNKGTFLRLYYPSQDDDHSDTLWIPNKEYFLGLSKFLGTHWLMGKIMGLFFGSMTTPAAWNAPLRTGEKYPLIIFSHGLGAFRMIYSAIGIDLASHGFIVAAVEHRDGSASSTYYFKDQSAAETGNKSWLYLRTLKRGEEEFPLRNEQLRQRAKECSQALSLILDIDHGRPVTNVLDLEFDVEQLKDSIDRDKIAVIGHSFGGATVIQTLSEDQRFRCGIALDAWMFPVGDEVYSRIPQPLFFINSERFQYPSNIIRMKKCFLPDRERKMITISKMIC